In Papaver somniferum cultivar HN1 chromosome 1, ASM357369v1, whole genome shotgun sequence, a genomic segment contains:
- the LOC113336252 gene encoding basic leucine zipper 23-like, whose protein sequence is MDDGELDFSNQSLKMDHQLLTMDSFLEDFLGDSHAGTQTYTSNPIGEDVPHPQNSFHRRTKNLPVEEKTTTEETDDSVEIKSKKRAPGNRESVRKYRERKKARQALIEDELTKLRIVNQQLLKRLQGQVALEQEVARFKCLLVDIRGRIKGELGTFPYQKPSNGTMAGAYDVNQCDVQFSGLDNQDVDVSGGFQPEGFGASDGSYLPSIWNSNHSGYNKFLNFGQTNVRLAANANNPSTAAKKRRGKSSNKSLNR, encoded by the coding sequence ATGGATGATGGAGAGTTAGATTTCTCTAACCAATCCTTAAAAATGGACCATCAATTACTGACAATGGATAGTTTTTTGGAGGATTTCCTTGGTGATAGTCATGCAGGTACTCAAACCTATACTTCCAACCCAATTGGAGAAGATGTACCTCACCCACAAAACTCTTTCCATCGCCGTACTAAAAACCTTCCTGTTGAAGAGAAGACCACTACAGAGGAAACAGATGACTCTGTtgaaattaaatcaaaaaaacgGGCACCTGGTAACAGGGAGTCTGTGCGTAAGTACCGCGAGAGAAAGAAAGCCCGACAAGCTTTAATAGAGGATGAACTTACCAAATTGAGAATCGTAAATCAGCAGTTGTTAAAAAGGTTGCAGGGACAAGTTGCTCTTGAGCAAGAGGTAGCTAGGTTCAAGTGTCTGCTTGTGGACATTAGGGGAAGGATTAAAGGTGAACTTGGAACATTTCCTTATCAGAAACCAAGTAACGGTACCATGGCTGGAGCTTATGATGTGAACCAGTGCGACGTTCAGTTTTCTGGATTAGATAATCAAGATGTTGACGTATCTGGTGGAtttcaacctgaaggttttgggGCTTCTGATGGTAGTTATTTACCGAGTATTTGGAACAGTAATCATTCAGGATATAATAAGTTTCTAAATTTTGGACAAACAAATGTCAGGTTAGCTGCTAATGCTAATAATCCCTCCACTGCTGCCAAAAAGCGAAGAGGGAAGAGCTCAAACAAAAGTTTGAATAGATAA